The proteins below come from a single Procambarus clarkii isolate CNS0578487 chromosome 54, FALCON_Pclarkii_2.0, whole genome shotgun sequence genomic window:
- the LOC123771350 gene encoding uncharacterized protein, producing MAVFALLFLGCIAQIQGQAYQPYGTHAPLPVVTPTTSTITTETTLTHTLRETTTSDVWVTEQTAITLTVTQTTTQWEFVPQQPQTVTSVIRVTSTPVVLVTATVGVYPVSTMVSVYSQFVTTTDTVKYWQTITHVAVTHEIQTVPVVSTQELVQDIVTTITQIVTTTVTSTTARYYA from the exons ATGGCGGTATTTGCTCTACTCTTCCTCGGTTGTATCGCCCAG ATCCAGGGTCAGGCGTACCAACCTTACGGCACCCACGCGCCCCTGCCAGTCGTCacccccacaacctccaccatcaccactgag ACtaccctgacccacactctgcgggAGACTacaacctctgacgtctgggttaCTGAGCAGACAGCGATCACCCTGACAgtcacccagaccaccacccaaTGGGAGTTTGTTCCTCAGCAGCCACAGACGGTGACCTCTGTGATAAGGGTCACCTCCACACCGGTAGTGTTGGTGACGGCTACGGTGGGGGTCTACCCAGTGAGCACAATGGTCTCTGTCTACAGTCAATTCGTCACCACAACAGATACTGTTAAATACTGGCAGACCATCACCCACGTGGCTGTCACTCACGAG ATCCAGACGGTCCCTGTGGTATCTACACAAGAACTTGTGCAGGATATAGTAACTACCATTACGCAAATCGTAACTACTACGGTTACTTCCACCACCGCCAGATACTATGCTTAA
- the LOC123771351 gene encoding uncharacterized protein: MAVFALLFLGCIAQIQGQAYQPYGTHAPLPVVTPTTSTITTETTLTHTLRETTTSDVWVTEQTAITLTVTQTTTQWEFVPQQPQTVTSVIRVTSTPVVLVTATVGVYPVSTMVSVYSQFVTTTDTVKYWQTITHVAVTHEIQTVPVVSTQELVQDIVTTITQIVTTTVTSTTARYYA; this comes from the exons atGGCGGTATTTGCTCTACTCTTCCTCGGTTGTATCGCCCAG ATCCAGGGTCAGGCGTACCAACCTTACGGCACCCACGCGCCCCTGCCAGTCGTCacccccacaacctccaccatcaccactgag ACtaccctgacccacactctgcgggAGACTacaacctctgacgtctgggttaCTGAGCAGACAGCGATCACCCTGACAgtcacccagaccaccacccaaTGGGAGTTTGTTCCCCAGCAGCCACAGACGGTGACCTCTGTGATAAGGGTCACCTCCACACCGGTAGTGTTGGTGACGGCTACGGTGGGGGTCTACCCAGTGAGCACAATGGTCTCCGTCTACAGTCAATTCGTCACCACAACAGATACTGTTAAATACTGGCAGACCATCACCCACGTGGCTGTCACTCACGAG ATCCAGACGGTCCCTGTGGTATCTACACAAGAACTTGTGCAGGATATAGTAACTACCATTACGCAAATAGTAACTACTACAGTTACTTCCACCACCGCCAGATACTATGCTTAA